In Nicotiana tabacum cultivar K326 chromosome 17, ASM71507v2, whole genome shotgun sequence, one DNA window encodes the following:
- the LOC107810267 gene encoding uncharacterized protein LOC107810267, translated as MAGMRLLPEDSDVTQLRPPAAADLISDDDRSVAADSWSIKSEYGSTLDDEQRHADATEALNYRAEYSSDKDEQDGEAVSSMLGFQSYWDSAYADELANFREHGHAGEVWFGGNVMEIVASWTKGLCMDICQGHLPNHAADANSEPVVQREKDLSGWSVLDIGTGNGLLLQELAKQGFSDLTGTDYSEGAVDLAQSLADRDGFTNVKFLVDDILETKLDKRFQLVMDKGTLDAIGLHPDGPIKRIMYWDSVSRLVAPGGLLVITSCNSTKDELVEEVDTLNQRRNAAYQQPGAVGDREASVDSPPFRYLDHVRTYPTFSFGGSVGSRVATVAFLRN; from the exons ATGGCCGGAATGAGACTGTTGCCGGAGGACTCCGACGTCACGCAACTCCGACCACCGGCAGCAGCCGACCTGATTTCCGACGACGACCGCTCCGTGGCGGCCGACTCTTGGTCCATAAAGAGCGAGTACGGAAGTACTCTCGATGATGAGCAGCGCCATGCTGATGCTACTGAAGCTCTCAATTACCGAGCCGAGTACAG TTCTGACAAGGATGAGCAGGATGGTGAAGCAGTTTCCTCAATGCTTGGTTTCCAAAGCTATTGGGATTCTGCTTATGCTGATGAATTGGCAAACTTTCGTGAGCATGGCCATGCTGGTGAAGTTTG GTTTGGTGGCAATGTCATGGAAATTGTTGCCTCTTGGACCAAAGGTTTGTGCATGGACATTTGCCAGGGCCACTTGCCAAATCACGCAGCTGATGCCAATTCTGAGCCAGTTGTGCAGCGTGAGAAGGACTTGTCTGGTTGGAGTGTGCTTGATATTGGTACTGGCAATGGACTGCTTCTCCAAGAGCTTGCTAAACAAGg GTTCTCTGATCTCACTGGAACTGACTATAGTGAAGGAGCAGTTGACCTTGCACAAAGCCTTGCTGATCGTGATGGTTTCACCAATGTCAAGTTCTTG GTTGATGACATTCTTGAGACAAAATTGGATAAAAGGTTTCAGCTAGTTATGGATAAGGGGACCTTAGATGCCATTGGATTGCATCCTGATGGTCCTATCAAAAG GATTATGTACTGGGACTCTGTTTCAAGGCTTGTTGCTCCTGGTGGATTATTG GTAATTACATCATGTAACAGTACAAAAGATGAATTGGTAGAAGAAGTGGATACGCTCAATCAAAGAAGGAATGCTGCTTATCAACAACCAGGAGCAGTTGGTGACCGAGAAGCTTCAGTAGATTCTCCTCCATTCCGCTATCTTGATCATGTTCGCACCTATCCTACCTTCTCTTTTGGAGGATCTGTAGGCTCACGTGTAGCGACTGTAGCATTCCTAAGGAACTAG